ATTTTAACTATATTCCGGCAGGCAACAGGACAATACGTGTAGTTTTACCTGAAGATTTCACATCCGGGACCATGTTCCTGGGATATGTCCAGCCAGATCCGGATAACATTACACATGACGCGTTGGGAAGAGAAGTCCTCACCTGGAATAACTCCACAGGACAGAGGATCAGGGTAAGATATCACCACAAGGATACACAAGAACTTTTGTTATATTTGTTCGGATTCCTTTCTTTCTGCGCTGTTGTTATATGGGTATATTATTATTTCAGTATCTCATCTCTTAAGAGAAAACGCACAATGTTGGAAAGAAGTATCAAAAAATAATTTCATTCCGATGTTATTGAATTACATTAAGAGATGCGATCCCTGACTTTACAGCTTCTGCAGACCTATCCAGGGCTTTTTTCTCTTCAACAGTCAATTCAAGTTCAAGGATCTCCTCAATACCAATCCTGCCGATTTTTACCGGAACCCCAAGATAAATGTCTTTCCTGCCATACTGCCCACTCAGGTAAGCACATACCGGAAGAATACGTTTTGTATCCTTTATTACAGCTTCAACCATATTTGTCACAGCTGCTGATGGGGCATAGAATGCGCTTCCGGTCTTTAGAAGATTGACGATCTCAGCTCCCCCGTTGACCGTCCGATCAACAAGCCGACTGATTGTTGATTCCGGCATCAGCTCTGTGATCGGGATACCTGATACTGTTGTAAACCGGGGAAGAGGCACCATGGTATCCCCGTGCCCTCCCAGAACCATCGCTTTAATATCCCGCACCGAACACCCAAGTTCAAGCGCAATAAACGTGGCAAACCTGCCCGAATCAAGTACACCGCTCATTCCAAAGACCCGGTTTGGTTCAAAACCTGTGGTTTTCATGGATACATAAGTCATTATATCAAGCGGGTTAGTGACAGTGATAACTACCGAATCAGGTGCATAACGTTTGATATTCTGTGAGACATCGGTTATTATTTTAGTATTTATTTTCAGAAGGTCTTCCCTTGTCATGCCTGGTTTTCTTGCTATTCCGGCAGTAATGACAACTACATCCGATCCCTCGATATCCTTATAATCGTTCGTTCCGATAATATTTGAGTCATAACCAAAAAGCGGGCCAGCTTCCAGAATGTCAAGAGCTTTACCTTGTGGAAGCCCTTCAACTATATCTGTCATGACTACATCCCCGAGTTCTTTTTCTGCTATTCTTTGCGCGGCAGTCGCACCAACCGCTCCTGCACCGATAATTGTAATTTTTGGCATTTATATTCACCTGGATTTTTTGGTATAAAGGTGATTAATGGACGATAATAGTTATCCACATTTGACGCAAAGGATATATTGGCGGAATGCATAACAAATCCCTGATGAAAAAACTAACCCCAGTGATATTTCTTATCTTATTATTGTTCTTATTTCTCCCATTGTCCGGAGGGTCGCCAGGCAGCCGTACTTTTGAGATTTCATCAGTTACAATAAAATTCGATAAGACTGATGCTGAATTCATAGTAAATTATGATCTTGGTACTATTCCGAAAATGTATATTCTCCTGCTGGGAGGAAAAAGCATCCAGCCAAAGATACAGGAACTCTTCTCAAATTTCAGTTATGAGATTATAAAGATAGATCAGGATAAGACAATTCTGCATGTGAAAAATATTTCAAGGTATGATAAGAATGTAAATTATTATATTCATGAATCTGTTAGTTTTGGAAGCACTCTTAATACGATATTTATTTATCTTCCTGGAGATGAGCGCCCGGTTGAATATTCCGGTCGTAATGCTACACCAACAAAATTCTACCGTCAGTGATCCTTCTTTTTCTTAAAGACAGATGGCAAATTAACGATATATGTACCATCTTCTTTGAGTGCCATGACAATTTCTTTTCTTTCAAGCAGCGATTCAAGATTTAATTCATACTGCCCGGGTGATAATATGCGGATTGATTCGATCCTGTCCCCGACTTCTTTTGCTGCATTTTCAGCTTTAGGTTCATTTTTTATTGTTAGTTCGGTTTTTTCTTCCTTAATTCCCAGTATCTCATCGACTTCTCGTATGAAATTCGAAGCTTCAGGAGAGATCTGACCTGTGTTTGCCGCAGTTTCGGTTTTTGCGACTGGTCCGGGCGCGGGAGAGTCATCTCTCACATAAAGGAACTTATTCCACCCGCATTTCGGGCAGCCGTTCAATATGATGGCTGCGCCGTCCTTGAATATGCTCTCGCATCTTGTGCATTTATGTGGCATGTCTTATGGTGAGACTAACGCGCTTATTAAATCCCTATCTTTCTTAATTGTTTTTAACTGTGCCGCAGGGCCTATAACTGTAAGCCGTGTCTTGAGAGTTTGTTTTCCAAATAACTTATTCAGGAAATTTTCGTTTTGTTTTACAGGGTAACTCTCAATCTCAATTCCTGAAAAATCATCAGGTTCTATCTCTGCCATTGTTAGTTCGATGAGTTTTGTCTGTTCACTGGGAGTTAGCCCCTTTTCAAGTATGAGTATCTTTCCGTTTCGCACTTCGTCAAGAATCAACCTCACTTTTTCCATGGAAGTCATGCCATCAAGCTTTTCTTCCGATATTAAATCCATCTGAATTCCTTTCATATGATCACCCGAAATGCTCTGCAATTTCTTTGTATAACAAATCTATATTTTTCCCTTCAAGAGCGGATATGGGAACAAGCGGATGCTGCGGAAAAGCGCTCTGTATCCTTGCAGGTGATGAATTTGGAAGATCTATCTTGTTTGCAGCTATCAATATTGGAAGCTTCCGAGCTTCAAAATTTCCAATTATAACAACATTAACCTGGGTATATGGGTCTTCAGTTGCATCCATCACCAGTATTACGCCATCCAGGTCTTCAAGCCATTTAACAGATTCCATTACACCCTCTGTTGCCTCTTTGGCGCGTCTTTTTGATTCCTCCTCCGGGAGTCCGAATGCCATAAAATCATGAAAATCGATCTTTGTGGCAATTCCTGGCGTATCTATAATATCCAGTGTTACTGAAGAACCGTTACTCACTATTGTAACATCTTCACGCCTTCTGGCTCTTCGCGTCTCGTGGGGAATATTGGATACCGAACCCATGGCATCCCCTGTCCAGTCCCTGACTATCCTGTTGGCCAGTGTGGTTTTACCAGCATTGGGAGGGCCATATATTCCGATTTTCGCTTTTTTTCTGTTAAATAGTCTTTTCAACCAGGAAAAATTAAGTCCCAGCCTTTTTATAATGCCCATAGTTGTGCCTCACTGTTAATAGAAGTTCCCTCTTTTTTAGTTTTCCCTTAGAATTCTGACAATTTCAATTGTCTCTTTATACATTTCTCCCCCGGGATTTCAACCGGATATGTTCCGCTCAAACACCCCAGGCATAGATCATCCATCGGGATCCCGATGGATTTCACAAGTCCATCTATACTCAAATATCCCAGGGAATCTGCATTTATCAGGGCCTCAACTCCTTTTACTGTTTTGTGCGCAGCTATAAGTTCTTCACGTGTTGCCATATCGATTCCCAGGTAACATGGAGAAATAATGGGGGGGCTTGCTACCCGCATATGGATCTCTCTTGTGCCTGATTTGCGGATCATATCTATTATACGGCGCGAAGTTGTTCCGCGCACAATACTGTCATCGATAAGAACAATGCTCTTACCCTCAATATTTGGTTTTATAGTGTTTAGTTTCAGCCTGACTGCCGTTTCTCTCATATCCTGCCCTGGCATAATGAATGTCCTGCCTATGTAGCGGTTCTTCATAAGCCCTTCCATATAATCAATGTCCGATTTCTTAGAGAAACCGATCGCATATGTGATGCCTGAATCAGGAACAGGCGAAACGATATCTGCTATGGCCGGGTGTTCTTCAGAAAGCATCTCTCCTATTCGCATCCTCACATTATATACAAGCCGGCCATCTATGACTGAATCCGGCCTTGCGAAATAAATATATTCAAATACACAATGGGCAGTATTTTTTGATTTTACCAGCTGGTGGCTTTCGTATGTACCATTGTTGAAAACAAGCATCTCGCCAGGAGCTACATCACGTATCAGCTGCCCGTTTAAAATATCAATTGCAACACTCTCGGACGCCACAATATAACCATTATCGAACGAGCCAAAACACAGGGGTTTTATGCCAAGCGGGTCACGAATAACAACAATCGTTTTATCTATCAGGATGGCAAGTGAATATGAACCAACAAGCTTTTTTATTACATCTTTAACTGCATCTTTAAGCTCGCTGTGCATCAGTTCCTTGACAAGGAGATGGGCTATGACTTCAGTATCTGATTCCGATAAGAATATCCGTCCCTCTTTTTCAAGCCCGGTCCTGAGTTCTTTTGAGTTTACAAGATTACCATTATGAGCGATAGCTATAGTCCCGCTCTTAAAACTTACAAGAAGAGGCTGGCAATTCTCGATCTTTGAACTGCCTGTAGTTGAATATCGGACATGTCCTATCCCTACATGACCTTTAAGTTTCTGTATATCTGTCTTGTTAAAAACATCCGGCACAAGACCCATGCCTTTTAAGGTACGGACCTGGCTGCCATCATGAACAGTTATTCCTGCGGATTCCTGTCCCCTGTGCTGGAGGGCAAAAAGTGCGTAGTAGATTGACAGTGCGGCTGATGTCTCCTCTTTAAAAGAGACACCGACTATACCGCATTCTTCATGCAACCGTGGTCACCTTAGTAACCGCATTTTTCCTGCCATTTGTAGGATCTCATGTGTGTGGTCTTACCGAAACCACATGCTGCGCACATTTTTGTGTGCGTGTTCATTGATGCTTTTCCACATCTTCTGCATATAACATGCGTTTTCTTCTGGTTCTTACCGAATGAAGGCGTACCTTTTGACATATTTTAATCACCTTTTAAATCTTATGGAGAAATAAATACTATATTATCTCCGCGTACAACTGCTGTTCCAAGTTTTTTCGTTCCGTTTTCTTTTATTTCCTCGGCATTAGCCAGGACGATATTCATGTGAATATCGTATCCCTGTAATTCGCCTCTGAACTCTCTCTGGCCTTTTAATCGTATCAATACTGACTTATTTAACGCATTGTTTAGAATGTCGAGGGGTCTGTTTCCCATAAAAACGCTCCTTAATATTAATAAACCATTAATTCAATAGTGCTCCAAAGTAGTTCGTACAATATTTAAAACTATTGGTGAGCAATGAAAATAAAGTCAAGGAATGTATTAAGAAAAACTGATCAGAAAGCTCTTGTAAATGATATTGTCGAGGCATTTGGTGATGCATCATCATTTGAGGGCAGGAAGCTTGAATATGTGGAAAGCGAGGGGCAGGATTTCATTTTCGTGGATGGGGAACCTCTTTTATTTAAGATAGACGGGAAGATATTTCCTACTGTAAAAGGCGCCCTTAAATTAAACCCGGCGCGCCGCAAAGTACTGGTTGATCCGGGGGCTGTGAGGTTTATCATAAATGGAGCTGATACAATGAGCCCGGGGATTGTGCAAGCAGACCCGGATATAAAATTAGGCGATCTTGTTATCATCGTAGAGAAAGCACACGGGAAAGCGATCGGTATCGGAAAAGCCCTTATGGCAGGAAAAGAAATGGTCGGGGGGAAAGGCAAGGCAGTGAAGTCCATACACTATGTAGGGGATGAAATCTGGAACCTTGAACAGAAATAAATAAATAGATATAAACAATAAGGAGTACGAAGTAAAGGTGATAATAACATGGGTAAATTTATAGATAATCTTTTTGGCGGCGGGAAGAAGACTAAATTAGATGCTGATGAATATCAGGAACTTGATCTTTCAGAATATGAAGAGGGTTTTCAGGGTGAGACAGCCAGCACTTATATAAAAATCGCTGAATTATCAGGACTTGAAATGATGCCTGAATTAAAAAAACAAATTTATGATGGCAACATCCTGATGATCGATGTCTTGCCTGCAAAAAAGGATAAAATGGTTTTTGACAGGGCGATCAAAGACTTAAAAGCAGTTGTCAATGATGTACATGGCGATATCGCGATGATCAAAGAAGACCAGGTTATCGTGACCCCGCGTGGCATGCGTATAGACAGGCAAAAGTTAAAGTGAATTCAGAACCAAATAGTAATTTAACAGTTACCAGAAGCGTTTGCCCTCTTTGCAGCAAAGAACTTGTTACAAACTGGGTAAAAGATAATATTCCTTTTTTTGGTGAAGTAATGCATATTACTTCAAAGTGTGAATGCGGTTTAAGATACTCTGATACCATGATCATGGCCCAGAGCAAACCCATTCGTTATGAAGTAAAAGTCACGGCAAGGGAGGACCTTGATGTGCGTGTGGTTCGCTCGACATCAGGAACAATAAGGATACCGGAACTCGGAGTAGATATTGAGCCGGGACCTGCTTCTGAATCTTTTATTTCAAATATCGAAGGCGTACTTGACAGGGTGAGCGATATCCTGGAGATGGTAGTAAGATGGAATGAAGAATCCCAGACCCGGCGCGCGAAAGAATTACAATCGATCATCGAGAAGGTCAAGGCCGGGGAATTTGAAATTACGGTTATTATCGAAGATCCCCTGGGCAATAGCGCCATAATTGCAGAAAAAGCAATACACAGGGAACTTACAGAAGAAGAGGCGAAATGTCTTAAGACGGGCATGATCATTTTTGAGAAAGAATAATAAGAGTAATGTTCTTATCAGGCAAAAGAGCTACAACTCAGTTCTTTTGTTATTGAACTCAATACTCCATGAAAAAAAATATCCTGACATCCTTATTAGTGAACTTTTTAAAAAGGAAGATTTTTCATCAGATGAAAAAGCTGTTATCGTTGATCTTGTTTATGGGGTCTTGCGTCATCTGGGAAGGCTGGATTACATAATTGGACATGCATCAAGAGCCACTATAACAAATCTTGATCCGGAAATACTTAATTTATTCAGGATATGCGCGTGCCAGGCCTTATTTAAAAATGTATCGGCAGCAGGAATAGTAAACAATGCAGTAGCAATGTCATCGGATAATAGTAAGTTAAGCGGATTCGTAAAAAGAACGGTTGAAGCAGTATTGAAGAATAAATATACAGTCATCTTCCCTGATCCTGAAAAAGCCGCGATGGAATATATTTGCACATATCATTCACACCCGCGCTGGATCGTGGAAAAATGGCTCAAAGAGTTGGGGTCGGTTAAAGAAGTCGAGGCTTTATGCAGTGCTAATAACATGGAGCCTCCCCTGACTATCAGGGTGAATCAATTGAAGTCGGATATAGGATCACTTCAAAAGGTTCTTGATGAAGAGGGATATTCTTCATTACGAACGGGATTATCACCATTTGGTCTTATTGTTAATAAGAAAGAAGATATTTTCAAAACCCGGGCTTTTCAAGAAGGACTTTTCGAGGTGCAGGATGAAGGGAGCCAGCTTGTTACGCTTCTTACTGGAGTAAAGCCCGGAGAACTTGTAATCGATGCATGTGCAGGGAATGGCGGAAAATCCCTTTTCCTTTCAGGACTGATGAAAAACCGCGGGACTATAATCGCCTCGGACCCATCAGCTGTGAAGCTTTCGAACCTGCGGCGACGTGCAGGAAAAGCTGGCGCGTTCAATATTAGGACCGCGGACAGAGGGATGCTAAATGAATATAACAATATGGCGGATTGTGTTTTCATAGATGCGCCCTGTTCAGGCATGGGAGTTTTCAGGAGGAACCCGGATTCGAAATGGCGGCTGACCCCGGATGATGTCAAAGAACTTGCTGTTAAACAGAAAGAGATATTAAGTGAATACAGCAGGCTTGTTAAACCCGGAGGAAGATTGGTCTATGTTACGTGTACGATAAGCAGGGAGGAAAATGAGGATAACGTGCGCGGTTTTCTTGCCTGGAACAGGGATTTTTGCCTGGTTCCCGCATTGGAAATGTGTGATATTGAATCTGGCAAATTAATCTTTGAAGACGGATTTTTCAGGTCGTTGCCGCATTTATCACATACAGATGGATTTTTCGGGGCTGTCGTGATGAAGCGTGAATAAAAAAAGAGTGTAAAACTATTGTATAGAATCTATAACGAATGAATTCCCTTTGATTAATTTGTTGGTATCAAATGGTACAATTTCTTTAGACTCATTTCTATAATACTTGAACCTATTAAATACTAAGGAACCATCAGATTTCTGAGCTATAGGTTTAATAGGAGTTTCCAACGGGTCGAGTTTTTTTATTAATATCCAAGAGCCGCTTCCTTTTAGATATATTTTTCTAAAATCGGGTATATAATTGTCCTTTTCAGAATCATTAAGTTCTTTCTTTAGCTTAATATACTCAGCTTCAAATTTCCAAGTTATTTGTTTATATTTAGTTTCATAAAAGTATCCAATTTTACTAATTTCTACCGTATCGTCTCCAATTGGAACTTTTTTGCCAAATTGCAACCTCAATGTCTCTCCAAAAAGAAGTTTGTGTTGTTTTTTAATACCTGAGTTAGTAAGACCCCAATACCAAAAAACTCCATCATGCTCATTTAGCCATTCAACATGGTATTTGATTTCACCAGCTTTAAACTCACCTCTATATCCACCAGGCCATTTCTTCATAAAATCTTTTTCTGGTTTTGCTGGAATAATTAAATGATATCTCCAATGCATAAGACCTCCAATTAACATATCGCATGTATGGGGTAATACTATATAAACATTGTTACAAAAATCCACATCTATAGAGCAATATATTTTAATAAATGTTTGACGACAAATAAAGTGGCAATTTTGAAAAACTAACCGTAGATAAAACGCGGATGAATGCAGATATTATATTGACTTGGAAACATAAATTCAGAATTAATATGAACTTTCGGCAAGGGATGATTTACTCTAATCAGGAAATCACCTAACCCATCAAAAACGCCTCCGACCTTGCATCTTTTGGCTTTGAAAAAAATCCCTTCTTTGCTGTTCACTTCTACCAATTCCTCGTTCAATAAATCCCCACCCCTGTCTACAATGCGCCTGACCTGCGGGATGGGCTGCAACTACAATGTTCGTCCTGCGCTCGTTCCCTATGCGTTTGATGATCTCCTCTATCTTTGTTACATTGACAGGGTCAAGATTTGCAGTGGCTCATCAAGAAGAAGCATTTCCGGTCATATACGATCGCCTTTGCAAAGCTATGCGCAAGTGCCTATCGTCCACGATTATCACATGATACAGGATGTCGATACACATTATTTTGCCTGAGTCTACCCGTTTCTTCGTGATTTCAATATCATCTCTACTTGGTGTTGGATCTCCAGATGGGTGGTTATGCGCCACGATTATGTGTGAAGCAGAATAGTTCAGCGCTTCCTTGAACACTTCCCGCGAGTGTACTATGTTCGCATTCAGGCTGACGATAGGGTGCATGAAACTTTCATCAATGAAAAGGTATATCCTTTATGCTATCACAATATAATAGCAATAGAACAAAAAACAGGTTAAAGATATGGCAAAACCCATAGAGTTAGGATTAGTATTAGAAGGTGACGATGCTAAGGAGTTCTGGGAAAATGAGAAGAATCCTAAAGTCACTAAAGAACAAGTAGAGATGTTTAAAGAAGCCATTCATATTTTCAAAACATATGTAAAATATTAATGGATAAAATACCAGATCAAGCGCTTCAAATCGTCCTTTTGAACAAGAAGCATGACATAGATTCTTTTAATTCTGATAATGTTGATTTGAATGATTTTTTAAAAAGCAATGCTATAAAAGACCAGGAGGATAGAGTAAGCAGGACATACCTATGCTTCCTGGGGAAAACCGCAGTTGGATACTTTTCGTTGGTTACGGACACTCTTGAAGTTCATGTGGTAGAAGGAAATGATGGGATTAAGGATTATCTATATCGCAAATATCCAAGTATCAGGATTGCAAGATTAGCTGTGGATCAAAAAGTAAAAAAGAAAGGTATAGGGAAATTTATGTTACTGGCCGCGATAGGTATTGCTATAGATGTATCAAATAAAGTCGGGTGTCGTTATATTACTGTAGATTCCAAACCTGAATCTATCGGCTTTTATGAAAAAAACAATTTTAAAGTAATAGAACAGTACAAGCATAGCGATTTCCCTAAAATGTATTTGAATATGTATCCAATAATTGCAATGATGCAGCCAAAAGAATCACTATATCAAAAAGTTGAGATAATACCCAAAAAAATCGACTGGTATAACGAAGATGATGCCTGGAAGGAATACACAGCTAAAAGAATCACAAGGGAATAATACAAAGCAGCAGCTTATGGAACTATTTTCTTAGACTTGAATCTATTCAATACTTGAATCTATTCAATAAATCATCTCTCTCCCTTTATAAACGCCTCAGACCTTGCATCTTTTGGCTTTGAAAAAATCCTTTTGGTCTATGATTCATATTTTTATGAATCATGAATCACCAAAAGATTAAGTAATTTCACGCTATCAAGAAGAGTTCATGGCACAAACTATCTCAGAAAAGATATTCAGTAAAGCAACTAACAAAAAAGTAAAAGCGGGAGATTTTGTCCTTGCCAATATTGATTGCGCCATGACACATGATATTACGGGTCCGCTTGCTGTTGAGGGGTTCAGGGAAATCGTTAAAGGCAAGAAAAACCAGAAAGTCTGGGATCCGGGTAAAATTGTTATTCTTTTTGACCACCAGGTACCTGCTGATTCACTGAATGCCGCAGCGAACCATATTTTCCTTCGCCAGTTCGCAAAAGAGCAGGATATCCTGAATTATGATGTTTTTGAGGGTGTATGCCACCAGGTAATGCCTGAGAAAGGTCATGTAAGACCGGGCGACCTCATTGTGGGTTCTGACTCGCACACATGCGCTTATGGCGCACTTGGCGCTTTTTCCACCGGTATCGGAAGCACTGATATGGCATTTGTTTTTGCAACAGGAAAGCTATGGTTCCGTGTGCCTCAGACGTTTAGATTTGAGGTTGAAGGAAAGCTGCCAGAATGCGTTTACCCGAAAGATGTCATTTTGCATCTTATCGGTGATGTCGGGGTCGAAGGCGCGCGGTATATGACCAGCGAATTCTGCGGCTCAACTGTCAGGAATATGGATATTCCGGGCAGGATGACCATGTCCAACATGGCTATAGAAATGGGTGGAAAAGCAGGGATAGTAGAAGCGG
This genomic interval from Candidatus Methanoperedens sp. contains the following:
- the mdh gene encoding malate dehydrogenase, whose amino-acid sequence is MPKITIIGAGAVGATAAQRIAEKELGDVVMTDIVEGLPQGKALDILEAGPLFGYDSNIIGTNDYKDIEGSDVVVITAGIARKPGMTREDLLKINTKIITDVSQNIKRYAPDSVVITVTNPLDIMTYVSMKTTGFEPNRVFGMSGVLDSGRFATFIALELGCSVRDIKAMVLGGHGDTMVPLPRFTTVSGIPITELMPESTISRLVDRTVNGGAEIVNLLKTGSAFYAPSAAVTNMVEAVIKDTKRILPVCAYLSGQYGRKDIYLGVPVKIGRIGIEEILELELTVEEKKALDRSAEAVKSGIASLNVIQ
- a CDS encoding DUF2073 domain-containing protein; the protein is MKGIQMDLISEEKLDGMTSMEKVRLILDEVRNGKILILEKGLTPSEQTKLIELTMAEIEPDDFSGIEIESYPVKQNENFLNKLFGKQTLKTRLTVIGPAAQLKTIKKDRDLISALVSP
- a CDS encoding GTP-binding protein, giving the protein MGIIKRLGLNFSWLKRLFNRKKAKIGIYGPPNAGKTTLANRIVRDWTGDAMGSVSNIPHETRRARRREDVTIVSNGSSVTLDIIDTPGIATKIDFHDFMAFGLPEEESKRRAKEATEGVMESVKWLEDLDGVILVMDATEDPYTQVNVVIIGNFEARKLPILIAANKIDLPNSSPARIQSAFPQHPLVPISALEGKNIDLLYKEIAEHFG
- the purF gene encoding amidophosphoribosyltransferase produces the protein MHEECGIVGVSFKEETSAALSIYYALFALQHRGQESAGITVHDGSQVRTLKGMGLVPDVFNKTDIQKLKGHVGIGHVRYSTTGSSKIENCQPLLVSFKSGTIAIAHNGNLVNSKELRTGLEKEGRIFLSESDTEVIAHLLVKELMHSELKDAVKDVIKKLVGSYSLAILIDKTIVVIRDPLGIKPLCFGSFDNGYIVASESVAIDILNGQLIRDVAPGEMLVFNNGTYESHQLVKSKNTAHCVFEYIYFARPDSVIDGRLVYNVRMRIGEMLSEEHPAIADIVSPVPDSGITYAIGFSKKSDIDYMEGLMKNRYIGRTFIMPGQDMRETAVRLKLNTIKPNIEGKSIVLIDDSIVRGTTSRRIIDMIRKSGTREIHMRVASPPIISPCYLGIDMATREELIAAHKTVKGVEALINADSLGYLSIDGLVKSIGIPMDDLCLGCLSGTYPVEIPGEKCIKRQLKLSEF
- a CDS encoding 50S ribosomal protein L37e, yielding MSKGTPSFGKNQKKTHVICRRCGKASMNTHTKMCAACGFGKTTHMRSYKWQEKCGY
- a CDS encoding small nuclear ribonucleoprotein (Enables 3` processing of polyadenylated mRNAs and tRNA precursors), giving the protein MGNRPLDILNNALNKSVLIRLKGQREFRGELQGYDIHMNIVLANAEEIKENGTKKLGTAVVRGDNIVFISP
- a CDS encoding DUF1947 domain-containing protein, with the protein product MKIKSRNVLRKTDQKALVNDIVEAFGDASSFEGRKLEYVESEGQDFIFVDGEPLLFKIDGKIFPTVKGALKLNPARRKVLVDPGAVRFIINGADTMSPGIVQADPDIKLGDLVIIVEKAHGKAIGIGKALMAGKEMVGGKGKAVKSIHYVGDEIWNLEQK
- a CDS encoding DUF552 domain-containing protein, which translates into the protein MGKFIDNLFGGGKKTKLDADEYQELDLSEYEEGFQGETASTYIKIAELSGLEMMPELKKQIYDGNILMIDVLPAKKDKMVFDRAIKDLKAVVNDVHGDIAMIKEDQVIVTPRGMRIDRQKLK
- a CDS encoding ZPR1 zinc finger domain-containing protein, whose protein sequence is MNSEPNSNLTVTRSVCPLCSKELVTNWVKDNIPFFGEVMHITSKCECGLRYSDTMIMAQSKPIRYEVKVTAREDLDVRVVRSTSGTIRIPELGVDIEPGPASESFISNIEGVLDRVSDILEMVVRWNEESQTRRAKELQSIIEKVKAGEFEITVIIEDPLGNSAIIAEKAIHRELTEEEAKCLKTGMIIFEKE
- the rsmB gene encoding 16S rRNA (cytosine(967)-C(5))-methyltransferase RsmB: MRKNNKSNVLIRQKSYNSVLLLLNSILHEKKYPDILISELFKKEDFSSDEKAVIVDLVYGVLRHLGRLDYIIGHASRATITNLDPEILNLFRICACQALFKNVSAAGIVNNAVAMSSDNSKLSGFVKRTVEAVLKNKYTVIFPDPEKAAMEYICTYHSHPRWIVEKWLKELGSVKEVEALCSANNMEPPLTIRVNQLKSDIGSLQKVLDEEGYSSLRTGLSPFGLIVNKKEDIFKTRAFQEGLFEVQDEGSQLVTLLTGVKPGELVIDACAGNGGKSLFLSGLMKNRGTIIASDPSAVKLSNLRRRAGKAGAFNIRTADRGMLNEYNNMADCVFIDAPCSGMGVFRRNPDSKWRLTPDDVKELAVKQKEILSEYSRLVKPGGRLVYVTCTISREENEDNVRGFLAWNRDFCLVPALEMCDIESGKLIFEDGFFRSLPHLSHTDGFFGAVVMKRE
- a CDS encoding GNAT family N-acetyltransferase; the protein is MDKIPDQALQIVLLNKKHDIDSFNSDNVDLNDFLKSNAIKDQEDRVSRTYLCFLGKTAVGYFSLVTDTLEVHVVEGNDGIKDYLYRKYPSIRIARLAVDQKVKKKGIGKFMLLAAIGIAIDVSNKVGCRYITVDSKPESIGFYEKNNFKVIEQYKHSDFPKMYLNMYPIIAMMQPKESLYQKVEIIPKKIDWYNEDDAWKEYTAKRITRE
- a CDS encoding 3-isopropylmalate dehydratase large subunit produces the protein MAQTISEKIFSKATNKKVKAGDFVLANIDCAMTHDITGPLAVEGFREIVKGKKNQKVWDPGKIVILFDHQVPADSLNAAANHIFLRQFAKEQDILNYDVFEGVCHQVMPEKGHVRPGDLIVGSDSHTCAYGALGAFSTGIGSTDMAFVFATGKLWFRVPQTFRFEVEGKLPECVYPKDVILHLIGDVGVEGARYMTSEFCGSTVRNMDIPGRMTMSNMAIEMGGKAGIVEADKTTEKYLTERIPGFKLDPKWKSDDDASFAEIKQYDVSDLSPQVACPHNVDNVKSVEEVEGTKIDQVFVGSCTNGRFEDIEIVAKMMNGEKVAKGVRLLIIPASHTEYMKTLRAGYVEQFMESGAIVESPCCGPCMGGSFGLLGKGEVGLSTSNRNFKGRQGSPDAFVYLSSPATAAASALYGEIKDPRKV